Proteins encoded together in one Streptomyces sp. TLI_171 window:
- a CDS encoding helix-turn-helix transcriptional regulator, with protein sequence MEAVQVIAEPRRREILRLVWEDELCAGDIAERFEVTFGAVSQHLKVLREAGLVTLRQEGRKRYYRADREALGPLAAYLQSMWSAKLDVLAELAEAEEAGG encoded by the coding sequence ATGGAAGCGGTGCAAGTGATCGCCGAGCCCCGCCGTCGCGAGATCCTCCGGCTGGTCTGGGAGGACGAGCTGTGCGCGGGCGACATCGCCGAACGGTTCGAGGTGACCTTCGGCGCGGTCTCCCAGCACCTGAAAGTGCTGCGCGAGGCCGGGCTGGTGACGCTCCGCCAGGAGGGCCGCAAGCGCTACTACCGGGCGGACCGCGAGGCGCTCGGGCCGCTCGCGGCGTACCTGCAGTCGATGTGGTCCGCGAAGCTCGATGTGCTGGCCGAACTGGCCGAGGCCGAGGAGGCCGGGGGATGA
- a CDS encoding carbohydrate-binding protein yields MSTPHSPLDDPDHSNRLGDRKISRKSLLKAAALAGAAPVLIGGGTALARDNAAAGSARLPLTPECQDGDAVTEEQIEGPYFKPGSPLRTSLVTSGTVGTPLTVSGYVFGRNCAPIPGALLDFWQADNNGNYDNSGYTFRGHQFSDANGGYTLTTIVPGLYPGRTRHIHVKVQAPGQPILTTQLYFPNEPRNATDTIFDPDLVMTVRQVGNGREASFDFVLNVNGTPRPSTSPSGSPTQGSPSPSPSSSGGTTTWKVGASYKVGDQVTYNGVTYVCIQAHTAYAGWEPPNVPALWSRR; encoded by the coding sequence ATGTCCACCCCCCACAGCCCCCTGGACGACCCGGACCACTCGAACCGCCTGGGCGATCGGAAGATCAGCCGCAAGAGCCTGCTGAAGGCCGCCGCGCTGGCCGGCGCCGCACCCGTGCTGATCGGCGGCGGAACCGCGCTGGCCCGCGACAACGCCGCCGCCGGGTCCGCCCGGCTCCCGCTCACCCCCGAGTGCCAGGACGGCGACGCCGTCACCGAGGAGCAGATCGAGGGCCCGTACTTCAAGCCCGGCTCCCCGCTCCGCACCAGTCTGGTCACCAGCGGCACCGTCGGCACCCCGCTCACCGTCAGCGGCTACGTGTTCGGCCGCAACTGCGCCCCGATCCCCGGCGCCCTGCTGGACTTCTGGCAGGCCGACAACAACGGCAACTACGACAACAGCGGATACACCTTCCGCGGGCACCAGTTCAGCGACGCCAACGGCGGGTACACGCTGACCACGATCGTCCCCGGCCTCTACCCGGGCCGCACCCGGCACATCCACGTCAAGGTGCAGGCCCCCGGGCAGCCGATCCTCACCACCCAGCTGTACTTCCCGAACGAGCCGCGCAACGCCACCGACACCATCTTCGACCCGGACCTGGTGATGACGGTCCGCCAGGTCGGCAACGGGCGCGAGGCCAGCTTCGACTTCGTGCTCAACGTGAACGGGACGCCGCGGCCCAGCACCAGCCCCAGCGGCAGCCCCACCCAGGGCTCGCCCAGCCCCAGCCCGAGCAGCTCCGGCGGCACCACCACCTGGAAGGTCGGCGCCAGCTACAAGGTCGGCGACCAGGTGACCTACAACGGCGTCACGTACGTCTGCATCCAGGCGCACACCGCCTACGCCGGCTGGGAGCCGCCGAACGTCCCGGCGCTCTGGTCCCGCCGCTGA
- a CDS encoding DUF3224 domain-containing protein: MRASGTFTVPEFTPAPVPESDISTGVAVGVATMRKEFTGEIEGRSTTLFTAAFDHAAGVGTYLAMESFTGRLHDAEGTFNFAHSATTLGTGRDAEYFVIVPASGTADLAGITGTGSIVIDEDGTHRIQLDYAL; this comes from the coding sequence ATGCGAGCATCAGGAACCTTCACCGTCCCCGAGTTCACCCCCGCGCCCGTCCCCGAGAGCGACATCAGCACCGGCGTCGCGGTCGGCGTCGCCACCATGCGCAAGGAGTTCACCGGCGAGATCGAGGGCCGCTCCACCACCCTCTTCACCGCCGCCTTCGACCACGCCGCCGGCGTCGGCACCTACCTCGCCATGGAGTCCTTCACCGGCCGCCTCCACGACGCCGAGGGCACCTTCAACTTCGCCCACTCCGCCACCACCCTCGGCACCGGCCGCGACGCCGAGTACTTCGTCATCGTCCCCGCCAGCGGCACCGCGGACCTCGCCGGCATCACCGGCACCGGCAGCATCGTCATCGACGAGGACGGGACGCACCGGATCCAGCTCGACTACGCCCTCTAG
- a CDS encoding SRPBCC domain-containing protein — translation MTTDRVVLERRIAARPETVFAFFTDREKWLSWMGRDGDFSFAPGGKYRTNVNADHYAVGEFLVLEPPHRVVFTWGWEAGDHGVPPGASTVEVTLAPDGDGTLLTFTHRDLPPAARTPHAQGWSHYLDRLTVRATGHDPGPDPWLNG, via the coding sequence ATGACGACCGATCGGGTGGTGCTGGAGCGGCGGATCGCCGCCCGCCCGGAGACCGTGTTCGCCTTCTTCACCGACCGTGAGAAGTGGCTGTCCTGGATGGGCCGGGACGGCGACTTCTCCTTCGCCCCGGGCGGCAAGTACCGCACCAACGTCAACGCCGACCACTACGCCGTGGGCGAGTTCCTGGTCCTCGAACCGCCCCACCGCGTGGTCTTCACCTGGGGCTGGGAGGCCGGCGACCACGGTGTCCCGCCCGGCGCCAGCACCGTTGAAGTCACCCTCGCCCCGGACGGCGACGGCACCCTGCTCACCTTCACCCACCGCGACCTCCCCCCGGCCGCCCGCACCCCCCACGCCCAGGGCTGGTCCCACTACCTGGACCGCCTCACCGTCCGCGCCACCGGCCACGACCCCGGCCCCGATCCCTGGCTGAACGGCTAG
- the galK gene encoding galactokinase: protein MTTDAAAAFAAAFGDTPDGVWAAPGRINLIGEHTDYNEGYVLPAALPHATRVAARRRPDGVVRLYSAQGDGQVTSVVLDGRAPGSVPGWAAYPAGVFWALAEAGHAVGGADLAFSSDVPTGAGLSSSAALECATAIALDELYGLGLDAPGRALIAQRAENAFVGVPCGALDQMASSCCVEGHAFFLDTRTLIGRQVPLDLPAVGLTLLVVDTRVKHDLGDGAYAGLRAGCERAAELLGVPALRDVAAEELAAAEEKLPADLRPLLRHVVTEDQRVLDTVAALDAGDPRALGPILTAGHASLRDDYRISCPETDLAVATANAAGALGARMMGGGFGGSVLALVDSDRLEAVESAVHAAFAEAGYGAPHTFTATPAQGAHRVG from the coding sequence ATGACCACCGATGCCGCCGCCGCCTTCGCCGCCGCTTTCGGCGACACTCCCGACGGCGTGTGGGCCGCGCCCGGCCGGATCAACCTGATCGGCGAGCACACCGACTACAACGAGGGGTACGTGCTGCCCGCCGCGCTCCCCCACGCCACCCGGGTCGCCGCCCGGCGCCGCCCGGACGGCGTGGTGCGGCTGTACAGCGCGCAGGGCGACGGCCAGGTGACCTCGGTCGTGCTGGACGGCCGGGCCCCCGGCAGCGTGCCGGGCTGGGCCGCGTACCCGGCCGGGGTGTTCTGGGCGCTGGCCGAGGCCGGCCACGCCGTGGGCGGCGCCGACCTGGCGTTCTCCTCGGACGTCCCCACCGGCGCCGGGCTCTCCTCCTCCGCCGCGCTGGAGTGCGCCACCGCGATCGCCCTGGACGAGCTGTACGGCCTCGGCCTGGACGCCCCGGGCCGGGCGCTGATCGCGCAGCGCGCCGAGAACGCCTTCGTCGGCGTGCCGTGCGGGGCGCTCGACCAGATGGCGTCCAGCTGCTGCGTCGAGGGCCACGCCTTCTTCCTCGACACCCGCACCCTGATCGGCCGTCAGGTTCCGCTGGACCTGCCCGCCGTCGGGCTGACCCTGCTGGTGGTCGACACCCGGGTGAAGCACGACCTCGGCGACGGCGCGTACGCGGGCCTGCGGGCCGGCTGCGAGCGGGCCGCCGAGCTGCTCGGCGTCCCGGCGCTGCGCGACGTCGCCGCCGAGGAGCTGGCGGCGGCCGAGGAGAAGCTGCCCGCCGACCTGCGCCCGCTGCTGCGCCACGTGGTGACGGAGGACCAGCGCGTGCTGGACACCGTCGCCGCGCTGGACGCCGGCGACCCGCGCGCGCTCGGCCCGATCCTGACCGCCGGGCACGCCTCGCTGCGCGACGACTACCGGATCTCCTGCCCCGAGACCGACCTGGCGGTGGCGACCGCGAACGCGGCGGGCGCGCTCGGCGCCCGGATGATGGGCGGCGGCTTCGGCGGCTCCGTCCTCGCCCTGGTCGACTCGGACCGCCTGGAGGCCGTCGAGAGCGCCGTGCACGCGGCGTTCGCCGAGGCCGGGTACGGCGCCCCGCACACCTTCACGGCGACGCCCGCGCAGGGCGCGCACCGGGTGGGCTGA
- a CDS encoding helix-turn-helix domain-containing protein produces MTLRSTAAGLELHELDVPDRGLMPFAVGSFDAIGPLSRAEFPHRHAFYELAYVTAGSGAHVVDLAEYRVEPPVLFAVLPGQVHHWREVRELDGWVLLFNEDFLLRHPEDLGLLRALAAEPPPRPDHRGDRELRHLLGELTAEQQAGLDGAPGVLQALLHVLLVRALRMADGAGRARAAAHPLAERFGRMIAEGGRTDRSVLALARELGVSAGYLHEVVKEATGRTPARLVREQQTLEAKRLLASTELTIRQVAAAAGFSDPAYFCRFFRREVGRTPGEFRERSGGA; encoded by the coding sequence ATGACGCTCCGATCGACGGCCGCCGGGTTGGAACTGCATGAACTGGACGTGCCGGACCGGGGGTTGATGCCGTTCGCGGTCGGATCCTTCGATGCGATCGGGCCGCTGTCGCGGGCGGAGTTCCCGCACCGGCACGCGTTCTACGAGCTGGCGTACGTCACGGCGGGGAGCGGGGCGCACGTGGTCGACCTGGCGGAGTACCGGGTCGAGCCGCCGGTGCTGTTCGCGGTGCTGCCCGGGCAGGTGCACCACTGGCGGGAAGTGCGGGAGTTGGACGGGTGGGTGCTGCTGTTCAACGAGGACTTCCTGCTGCGGCATCCGGAGGATCTGGGGCTACTGCGGGCGCTGGCGGCCGAACCGCCACCCCGCCCCGACCACCGCGGCGACCGCGAACTGCGGCACCTGCTGGGTGAGTTGACCGCCGAGCAGCAGGCCGGGCTGGACGGCGCGCCGGGCGTGCTGCAGGCGCTGCTGCACGTGCTGCTGGTGCGCGCGCTGCGGATGGCCGACGGGGCGGGAAGGGCGCGAGCGGCCGCGCACCCACTGGCGGAGCGGTTCGGCCGGATGATCGCCGAGGGCGGCCGGACCGATCGCTCGGTGCTCGCCCTGGCGCGCGAACTCGGCGTCTCGGCCGGCTACTTGCACGAGGTGGTGAAGGAGGCCACCGGCCGCACCCCGGCCCGCCTGGTGCGCGAGCAGCAGACCCTGGAGGCGAAGCGGCTGCTGGCCAGTACCGAGTTGACGATCCGTCAGGTCGCCGCGGCGGCCGGGTTCTCGGACCCGGCGTACTTCTGCCGCTTCTTCCGGCGCGAGGTCGGCCGCACCCCGGGGGAGTTCCGGGAGCGGAGCGGCGGGGCCTGA
- a CDS encoding DeoR/GlpR family DNA-binding transcription regulator: MTDSGLLADQRRALILDQVRRDGAVKVAELVDQLGVSDMTIRRDLDALSRAGNVRKVYGGAVARTATAEEPAFEAKSGLETDTKAALAEAAAAQVQPGSVVAISAGTTAYAAATRLLDVPGLTVVTNSLPVAELVRTRGGDHGPALLLTGGAPTRSAALVGPLADQSIRSLHVDLLIIGAHGVSERAGLTTPNLAEAQTNRALIASAHRTIAVADHTKWGVVGLSSFAALTDLDCFITDQGLPAPARAVLAESCGELLVV; this comes from the coding sequence GTGACCGACAGCGGACTGCTCGCCGACCAGCGGCGGGCGCTGATCCTCGACCAGGTGCGCCGCGACGGAGCGGTCAAGGTCGCCGAACTCGTCGACCAGCTGGGCGTGTCCGACATGACGATCCGCCGCGACCTGGACGCGCTGTCCCGGGCCGGCAACGTCCGCAAGGTGTACGGCGGGGCGGTCGCCCGCACCGCCACCGCCGAGGAGCCCGCGTTCGAGGCCAAGTCGGGCCTGGAGACCGACACCAAGGCCGCGCTCGCCGAAGCCGCCGCCGCCCAGGTCCAGCCCGGCAGCGTGGTGGCGATCTCGGCCGGCACCACCGCCTACGCCGCCGCCACCCGCCTGCTGGACGTCCCCGGCCTCACCGTGGTCACCAACTCCCTCCCGGTCGCCGAACTGGTCCGCACCCGCGGCGGCGACCACGGCCCCGCGCTGCTGCTCACCGGTGGCGCGCCGACCCGCTCCGCCGCCCTGGTCGGGCCGCTCGCCGACCAGTCGATCCGCTCCCTGCACGTCGACCTGCTGATCATCGGCGCCCACGGGGTCAGCGAACGCGCCGGCCTCACCACCCCCAACCTCGCCGAGGCCCAGACCAACCGCGCCCTGATCGCCTCCGCCCACCGCACCATCGCGGTCGCCGACCACACCAAGTGGGGCGTCGTCGGCCTCAGCTCCTTCGCCGCCCTCACCGACCTCGACTGTTTCATCACCGACCAGGGCCTCCCGGCCCCGGCCCGCGCCGTCCTCGCCGAATCCTGCGGCGAACTCCTGGTCGTCTGA
- a CDS encoding TIGR03086 family metal-binding protein — translation MQTALTEFAALFARTAAGIPAEHLTAATPCEKFTVTDLLAHLGGFLPDAERAAAKLPRTGEPAALTGPAEVAAGAERTAAAWLRPGALAGDTEFGPGTVPAGLACAVTVQELALHGWDLARATGHPFPVGEQAGAELLDVVRQIADQARANGGYADPRPAPAEATDFDRALSLSGRDPGWIR, via the coding sequence ATGCAGACCGCACTGACCGAGTTCGCCGCCCTGTTCGCCCGGACCGCCGCGGGCATCCCGGCCGAGCACCTGACCGCCGCCACCCCGTGCGAGAAGTTCACCGTCACCGACCTGCTCGCCCACCTGGGCGGTTTCCTCCCCGACGCCGAGCGCGCCGCCGCCAAGCTTCCGCGCACCGGCGAACCCGCCGCCCTGACCGGCCCCGCGGAGGTGGCCGCCGGCGCCGAGCGCACGGCCGCGGCCTGGCTGCGGCCGGGAGCGCTCGCCGGGGACACCGAGTTCGGCCCGGGCACCGTGCCCGCGGGCCTGGCCTGCGCCGTCACCGTTCAGGAACTCGCCCTGCACGGCTGGGACCTGGCTCGCGCCACCGGGCACCCGTTCCCGGTCGGCGAGCAGGCGGGCGCCGAACTCCTCGACGTGGTGCGGCAGATCGCCGACCAGGCCCGCGCCAACGGCGGCTACGCAGACCCCCGCCCCGCCCCTGCCGAGGCCACCGACTTCGACCGGGCGCTCTCCCTCAGCGGCCGCGACCCGGGCTGGATCCGCTGA